One Elusimicrobiota bacterium genomic window carries:
- a CDS encoding purine-nucleoside phosphorylase has translation MKLNKKYDTKLNAAVRFMKPRMAGNTQIAIILGSGLSAVGDIVTGERINYTKIPNIPVPSVPGHKGCITIGKVSSTPVLIFQGRVHYYEGYDFDTVTFSVRLAAKLGIKCLIITNAAGGINKKYKPSDIVLVRDHINNMGANPLRGKSNSLHWFVDMTNPYDLKLQKVALSTGEKAGLIIKNGVYIAVTGPSYETAAEIKSYRTLGADIVGMSMVPETIVARQLGIKVIGLSFVSNMATGVTFGTKIDHNEVMQMGRIVEQKFIKLFRLLLPKLAGCI, from the coding sequence ATGAAATTAAACAAAAAGTATGATACTAAACTTAACGCTGCGGTAAGGTTTATGAAACCTCGAATGGCGGGTAATACACAAATTGCGATAATTCTGGGATCCGGATTATCCGCAGTTGGTGATATTGTTACAGGTGAACGCATTAATTATACAAAAATACCTAATATACCTGTCCCTTCGGTACCAGGGCATAAGGGCTGTATTACCATTGGGAAAGTAAGCTCTACGCCGGTACTCATTTTTCAAGGCCGTGTGCATTATTATGAAGGATATGATTTTGATACTGTAACATTCTCTGTTAGGTTAGCCGCGAAGCTTGGGATCAAGTGTTTGATTATAACCAATGCTGCGGGTGGAATTAATAAGAAATATAAACCCTCGGATATTGTTCTCGTAAGAGATCATATAAATAATATGGGCGCAAATCCGTTACGCGGTAAAAGTAATAGTTTACACTGGTTTGTTGATATGACAAACCCGTATGATCTAAAACTTCAGAAAGTAGCTTTATCTACCGGAGAAAAAGCGGGGCTAATAATAAAAAATGGTGTATACATTGCAGTTACAGGCCCATCATACGAAACCGCAGCGGAGATAAAATCATACCGCACGCTTGGCGCGGATATTGTCGGGATGTCAATGGTACCGGAAACAATAGTTGCCAGGCAATTAGGTATAAAAGTTATTGGGTTATCGTTTGTTTCAAATATGGCAACCGGGGTAACCTTCGGCACGAAGATTGATCATAATGAAGTAATGCAGATGGGTAGAATTGTTGAACAAAAGTTTATTAAATTATTTCGTTTGTTATTACCGAAACTCGCGGGGTGTATATGA
- a CDS encoding DNA recombination protein RmuC, producing MDLLIAVVIALGIVIIVFAGIIVFSTRGVGSLVSEQSLNLIQQQLDALRTQVSKDFSSLNEQVNTRLRENMDLTERTNQSMGERLDNASRVVGEVQLRLGEVKEGNQRIFEIGKDIAELQQLLRVPKLRGGLGELLLGDLLSQILPAHNYEMQHKFVSGESVDAVIKFGMGMVPVDAKFPLENFRRLIQTPAEDTEKVGLKRAFIRDIKRHIDDIASKYIVPDEGTFDFALMYIPAENVYYETIIKDEDVAEESSIFSYALVKKVIPVSPNSLYAYLQAIVLGLRGFAIERNARVVVDNLLRLETDLGKFNEDFILLGKHLRHAQSTFDEGERKLQRLSDKLSNVSKIEDSESKFLKE from the coding sequence ATGGATCTATTAATTGCGGTAGTCATAGCATTAGGGATTGTAATCATAGTTTTTGCCGGGATAATCGTGTTTTCCACCCGCGGTGTTGGCAGTTTAGTTTCTGAACAATCATTAAATCTTATACAACAACAACTGGATGCTTTACGTACTCAGGTGTCAAAGGATTTTAGTTCCTTAAACGAACAAGTAAATACGCGGCTACGAGAGAACATGGACCTCACTGAACGCACAAACCAGTCAATGGGTGAACGGTTAGATAACGCATCACGGGTTGTCGGAGAAGTACAGTTACGGCTTGGGGAAGTAAAAGAAGGTAATCAGCGGATATTTGAGATTGGCAAGGATATTGCCGAACTCCAGCAATTACTCAGGGTACCGAAGTTGCGTGGAGGGTTGGGTGAACTTTTACTGGGTGACCTTCTGAGCCAGATTTTACCCGCGCATAATTATGAAATGCAGCATAAATTTGTTTCGGGTGAGTCTGTGGATGCTGTTATTAAATTTGGCATGGGTATGGTGCCGGTGGATGCTAAGTTTCCGTTAGAAAATTTTCGGAGGTTAATACAGACCCCGGCGGAGGACACAGAAAAAGTCGGGCTTAAACGCGCGTTTATCCGCGATATCAAACGGCATATAGATGATATTGCTTCGAAGTATATCGTTCCTGACGAAGGAACATTTGATTTTGCGCTGATGTACATTCCTGCGGAAAACGTGTATTACGAGACTATAATCAAAGACGAAGATGTAGCTGAGGAAAGCAGTATCTTTAGTTACGCACTGGTAAAAAAAGTTATACCGGTCTCACCAAACAGTTTGTACGCATACCTACAGGCTATAGTGCTTGGTTTGCGCGGGTTCGCGATTGAACGTAACGCCCGTGTGGTAGTGGATAACCTCCTGAGGCTTGAGACTGACCTGGGGAAGTTTAATGAAGATTTTATTTTATTAGGTAAACATTTACGGCACGCGCAGAGTACGTTTGACGAAGGCGAACGCAAACTCCAGAGGTTGAGCGATAAATTATCAAACGTAAGCAAGATTGAAGATTCAGAATCAAAGTTTCTCAAAGAATAA
- a CDS encoding tetratricopeptide repeat protein, with product MLKKLICLSMIVLAGTSKIYGDALVEGKRLCFEGNYSAGIAEYISALDPGNPQRNRELAKYIKKYAKELKTSFYTAKSSVTAGNALEEVYFRELYNKYLTRARALADSGDYAAVKVLTSIAIEVFSGGDEAQLLENKALIALAEEEREDTEPESLMFKQVKPCYLSGIKALVNNEYSRAKDEFIKVIKFVPHERSKRYLQFIEEQVLIETQRLRASEEFKALTLSTGNINLEETVQRLAHIIQADERNYAAYVMYKTKVEELRTQREIRKCIVEFNNSIESYKYSDAFRSYLQALNRGYSNETKKDMSKLLLKKVVAELTAKTNDLSVLRSCADDELQKSEYQNAINYLMQAFMIAPEDKVTAVKLIGALSAQEVFVDKNKAVMEQNRKIAEIKERREKWIREKVSDAENFYEQKVYAKAEQIILQVLEISPGDKKALEVSEKIRVIRKNIAQNVSTVTECKTVNQEDVESYYKLGLKLYMQGQYEEAIIAWRKVLEIDPGNDPAKKNICEAEQKRGKK from the coding sequence ATGTTAAAGAAACTTATCTGTTTATCTATGATTGTGCTTGCAGGTACTTCAAAAATTTATGGTGATGCGTTGGTTGAAGGTAAACGTTTATGCTTTGAAGGTAATTATTCCGCAGGGATAGCGGAATATATCTCTGCGCTGGATCCCGGCAATCCACAACGTAACCGTGAACTTGCGAAGTATATAAAAAAATATGCTAAAGAACTAAAAACCTCGTTTTATACAGCAAAATCATCAGTGACTGCGGGTAATGCTTTAGAAGAAGTATATTTCAGGGAGCTATACAACAAATACCTTACCCGCGCACGGGCACTCGCGGATTCCGGGGATTACGCTGCAGTAAAGGTATTAACTTCAATCGCAATTGAGGTGTTCTCCGGTGGGGATGAAGCTCAGTTGCTTGAGAATAAAGCGCTTATTGCTTTGGCGGAAGAGGAAAGAGAAGACACAGAACCGGAATCATTAATGTTTAAACAGGTAAAACCTTGTTATTTATCAGGGATAAAAGCATTAGTGAATAATGAGTATTCCCGTGCAAAGGATGAGTTTATAAAAGTAATAAAATTTGTCCCGCATGAACGCTCAAAAAGGTATTTGCAGTTTATAGAAGAACAGGTATTAATCGAAACTCAGCGTTTACGGGCAAGCGAGGAATTTAAAGCGTTAACATTATCAACAGGTAATATAAACCTGGAAGAAACAGTGCAAAGGTTGGCGCATATTATTCAAGCTGATGAACGCAATTATGCGGCATATGTTATGTACAAAACAAAAGTCGAAGAACTTAGAACTCAACGTGAAATTAGAAAATGTATAGTTGAGTTCAACAACAGTATTGAGTCTTATAAGTATAGCGACGCGTTTAGAAGCTACCTTCAAGCACTCAACCGCGGGTATAGTAATGAAACAAAGAAGGATATGTCAAAATTATTACTAAAAAAAGTTGTTGCAGAACTCACCGCAAAAACTAATGACCTGTCGGTACTGCGTTCCTGTGCAGATGACGAACTACAAAAAAGTGAGTACCAAAACGCGATTAATTATCTTATGCAGGCGTTTATGATAGCTCCGGAAGATAAAGTAACAGCCGTAAAGCTTATTGGAGCATTAAGCGCACAGGAAGTATTTGTTGATAAAAACAAAGCAGTCATGGAACAAAACAGGAAGATAGCCGAAATAAAAGAACGCCGTGAAAAATGGATCCGCGAAAAAGTGTCTGATGCAGAGAATTTTTATGAACAAAAAGTATACGCAAAAGCTGAACAAATAATATTACAGGTATTGGAAATCTCTCCTGGCGATAAAAAAGCTTTGGAAGTATCTGAAAAAATACGGGTAATCCGCAAAAATATTGCGCAGAATGTTTCAACGGTAACTGAATGTAAAACAGTGAATCAGGAAGACGTGGAATCATATTATAAATTAGGGTTGAAGTTGTATATGCAGGGACAATACGAAGAAGCAATAATTGCATGGCGAAAAGTATTGGAGATAGATCCCGGTAATGACCCTGCGAAAAAGAATATTTGTGAAGCTGAACAAAAACGCGGGAAAAAGTAG
- a CDS encoding phosphopentomutase, producing the protein MRAIIIVLDGVGIGALPDAAKFGDTGANTLANTADKVRGLSLPNLQKLGLQEIVDLKTSESVSLTGSYGKMAEKSIGKDTTIGHWEMMGCMINHPFPLYPNGFPKDLIAEFEHRIGTRTLANYSASGTEIIDKLGDEHVRTGYPIVYTSADSVFQIAAHESVIPLEKLYTMCRIAREIFTGEHCVGRIIARPFTGTSWNYKRTPNRHDFGVDPFVPTVLNSINDSGGEVYAIGKINDIFNGNGITRYVYTKSNEEGIEQTINVIKDKAKQSIKQLIFTNLVDFDMLWGHRRNVARFVDGLRYFDTKLGDIMSVMTPDDVLFITADHGCDPTFTKHTDHTREYVPLLVYGEKVIPGVDIGIRPTFADLGATIADVLQVKKVKIGTSFISKIMQGKN; encoded by the coding sequence ATGCGCGCGATCATAATAGTTCTTGACGGTGTGGGTATCGGCGCGCTTCCCGACGCGGCGAAGTTTGGCGATACCGGCGCTAATACTCTTGCTAATACTGCAGATAAAGTACGGGGATTATCCTTGCCTAATCTTCAAAAGTTAGGCCTTCAAGAAATTGTTGACCTAAAAACATCAGAATCCGTATCATTAACCGGAAGTTACGGTAAAATGGCTGAAAAATCGATTGGGAAAGATACTACTATCGGGCATTGGGAAATGATGGGCTGCATGATTAACCACCCGTTTCCTTTATACCCCAACGGATTCCCAAAAGATCTTATTGCTGAATTTGAACACCGTATTGGTACAAGGACTCTGGCAAATTATTCGGCGTCAGGAACTGAAATCATAGATAAACTTGGGGATGAACACGTAAGGACTGGATATCCGATAGTGTATACATCAGCAGACAGTGTGTTCCAGATAGCCGCGCATGAAAGTGTTATTCCGTTAGAAAAACTGTATACAATGTGCCGTATTGCACGGGAAATATTTACAGGAGAACACTGTGTTGGCCGTATAATTGCGAGGCCGTTCACCGGAACATCATGGAATTATAAACGTACACCTAACCGCCACGACTTCGGGGTTGATCCTTTTGTCCCGACAGTATTGAATTCAATAAATGATTCCGGCGGCGAAGTTTATGCTATCGGCAAAATAAATGATATTTTTAATGGTAACGGTATTACGCGGTATGTTTATACAAAAAGTAATGAAGAGGGTATTGAACAGACAATTAATGTTATAAAAGATAAAGCAAAACAAAGTATTAAACAGTTGATATTCACAAACCTCGTGGATTTTGACATGCTCTGGGGCCATCGGCGTAACGTCGCAAGGTTTGTTGATGGATTAAGGTATTTTGATACAAAACTTGGGGATATAATGTCAGTAATGACACCTGATGATGTATTGTTTATAACAGCGGATCATGGGTGTGACCCTACGTTTACTAAACATACAGACCATACCCGCGAATACGTACCGTTACTGGTTTACGGTGAGAAGGTTATTCCCGGGGTTGACATTGGCATACGCCCAACTTTTGCGGATCTAGGTGCTACAATTGCTGATGTCTTGCAAGTGAAGAAAGTTAAAATCGGGACAAGTTTTATTTCAAAAATCATGCAGGGAAAGAATTGA
- a CDS encoding thymidine phosphorylase produces the protein MNLYEIILNKRNGKELTYEEIQFVIDGYIKETVPDYQVSALLMAICCRGMNERETFDLTDIMTRSGETYDLTVIQKPTVDKHSTGGVGDGTSLALAPLLAAAGVTVPMICGRGLGHTGGTLDKLESIPGLVTGLTKEKFIAQLQTIGCAITGQTPNLVPADRKLYALRDVTATVDNIPLISSSIMSKKLAEGTNVLVLDVKVGNGAFMTTLDDAKILARMMVSIGKSAGRNVAALLTNMSQPLGYSIGNALEVEQTIKFLKNEFNDNDFSDLVYILGGWGLVLAGKVSTPEEGVHKLESLVSNGKPLEKFCEMIIAQGGDGKVVDKPQEVLPQAKFKKDIFSEKEGYISGFDTRRIGIAALELGAGRITKEAGIDPAVGIVLGKKIGDRIEKNVPLACMYYNDENKYMQGMKTLLSSVKISEQEPEDELRLVYYIERGN, from the coding sequence ATGAACTTATACGAAATAATATTGAATAAACGTAATGGCAAAGAACTTACATATGAAGAAATTCAGTTTGTTATCGACGGATATATAAAAGAAACAGTACCGGATTACCAGGTATCCGCGCTGTTAATGGCGATATGTTGCCGCGGGATGAACGAGCGTGAAACATTTGATCTTACGGATATTATGACACGCTCAGGTGAGACTTATGACTTAACAGTGATACAAAAACCAACGGTAGATAAGCATTCAACCGGCGGGGTTGGTGATGGGACATCACTGGCATTAGCGCCGTTGCTTGCTGCTGCAGGAGTAACTGTTCCTATGATCTGCGGCCGCGGGCTCGGGCATACAGGAGGAACACTGGATAAACTGGAATCAATCCCTGGGTTGGTAACAGGGCTGACAAAAGAAAAGTTTATTGCACAACTACAGACAATTGGATGCGCGATTACCGGCCAAACGCCCAACCTTGTCCCGGCGGACCGTAAACTTTACGCATTACGCGACGTTACTGCCACAGTAGATAATATACCGTTGATTTCAAGCAGTATTATGTCAAAAAAGTTGGCGGAAGGAACTAATGTTCTTGTACTTGATGTAAAAGTAGGTAACGGGGCGTTTATGACAACCCTGGATGACGCAAAAATACTTGCACGTATGATGGTAAGTATTGGGAAATCTGCCGGACGTAATGTCGCAGCACTACTGACAAATATGTCACAGCCGTTGGGGTATTCTATAGGTAACGCTTTGGAAGTTGAGCAAACAATTAAGTTTTTAAAGAATGAATTTAATGATAACGATTTCTCAGACCTTGTCTATATCCTTGGCGGATGGGGTTTAGTCCTGGCAGGAAAAGTTTCAACTCCGGAAGAAGGTGTACATAAACTTGAGAGCTTGGTCTCCAATGGAAAACCGTTAGAAAAATTTTGTGAGATGATAATTGCACAGGGCGGTGACGGTAAAGTTGTAGATAAGCCGCAGGAAGTATTACCTCAGGCGAAGTTTAAGAAAGATATATTTTCTGAAAAAGAAGGGTATATCTCAGGGTTTGATACCCGAAGGATAGGAATTGCAGCGCTAGAGCTTGGAGCGGGGCGTATTACAAAAGAAGCGGGGATTGATCCTGCGGTAGGTATAGTACTGGGGAAAAAGATAGGGGATCGTATAGAAAAAAATGTACCGTTAGCGTGTATGTATTACAATGATGAAAATAAATATATGCAGGGTATGAAAACATTATTGTCGTCTGTTAAAATATCGGAACAAGAACCGGAAGATGAACTGCGGTTGGTGTATTACATAGAAAGAGGAAACTAA
- a CDS encoding uroporphyrinogen decarboxylase family protein — translation MNSKELVETVFNRQLPSRVPVFDQLIVSRVAGEILGRKAYTGGGEYTKDYYELLAKGERDFLVQRYAEDVVELYHNKLDYDIIPVNLIVPKKGQRVNFKKLDDNTYLFGDMDKSFSISKFSPDSGEMFVVDSTQRRGGVEHLRKVLEDNLKIYEEKKDVVYDPSVFEAMDYVVSKIGNVKSIAVPSTLSIPMDAAWWEALLLYPELIEKWLDYQLHERLAYMKAAKEHGADFVLGGGDIADNHGPVYSPELYRRMLQPRIKVMTSYCHELGLPYVYRTDGNTRLLWDDMLLNSGVDGYHEIDYQAGIRIRELKQYFGKRLVLLGNLDCATVLVSGTETEIAAAVKECMDEGKPGGCYILSSSNSLHYNVPACNVWHMVNYAKKYGDY, via the coding sequence GTGAATAGTAAAGAATTGGTAGAGACGGTATTTAACCGTCAACTTCCCAGCCGTGTGCCTGTGTTTGACCAGCTGATAGTTTCGCGGGTTGCCGGGGAAATACTCGGGCGTAAGGCATATACCGGCGGAGGTGAGTATACCAAAGATTACTATGAACTACTGGCAAAAGGAGAACGCGACTTCTTGGTACAGCGCTATGCGGAAGATGTTGTTGAGCTTTATCACAATAAACTGGATTACGATATTATACCGGTAAACCTTATTGTCCCGAAAAAGGGGCAGAGAGTTAATTTTAAGAAGTTGGATGATAACACTTACCTGTTCGGTGATATGGACAAAAGTTTTTCAATCTCAAAATTCAGCCCGGACTCCGGCGAGATGTTTGTTGTGGATTCCACGCAACGCCGTGGCGGTGTTGAACATCTGCGTAAGGTTTTGGAAGATAATCTCAAAATATATGAAGAAAAAAAGGATGTGGTGTACGATCCGTCCGTGTTTGAAGCTATGGATTATGTCGTATCAAAAATTGGAAATGTTAAAAGTATAGCGGTACCAAGTACGTTATCTATTCCGATGGACGCCGCGTGGTGGGAAGCTTTGTTGTTATACCCTGAACTTATTGAGAAATGGCTTGATTATCAGTTGCATGAACGGTTAGCGTATATGAAAGCTGCAAAAGAGCATGGTGCAGATTTTGTTCTTGGCGGGGGTGATATTGCGGATAATCACGGGCCAGTATACTCGCCTGAACTCTACCGCAGGATGTTACAGCCGCGGATAAAAGTTATGACTTCCTACTGTCATGAACTAGGACTGCCTTATGTCTATCGTACGGATGGGAATACGCGGTTGTTGTGGGATGATATGTTACTGAACTCCGGAGTGGATGGTTATCATGAGATAGATTATCAGGCGGGGATAAGGATACGTGAATTAAAACAATATTTTGGGAAGCGGTTAGTATTACTGGGTAACCTCGACTGCGCAACGGTACTGGTGTCTGGGACAGAAACTGAAATTGCAGCGGCTGTAAAAGAGTGTATGGATGAAGGTAAACCGGGAGGGTGTTACATACTATCTTCATCGAATAGCTTGCATTACAACGTTCCTGCGTGTAATGTCTGGCATATGGTTAATTACGCAAAGAAATATGGGGATTATTGA